The genomic DNA TTACATTAAACGTGAGGTGCACCAGAAACCCAGATGCCCCAAAAGACTGCACAGACCCAAAAATACTGTACCGCAACGCCCACATTTACGCCCGCgacttgaagtttgaacctcaaggaaaacaaaggGAGACTTTTGCCAAGAACCCTGTGGTTCCAGCCGATCCTGACATCCTGCTTGCCAAGCTGAGACCTGGTCAAGAAATCTCTCTCAGAGCCCACTGCGTCCTTGGAATTGGGAGCGATCATGCCAAGTTTTCCCCTGTTTCTACTGCTTCGTACAGGCTAATGCCTCATATCAACATTACCCAACCAATCACTGGTGAGTCTGCCCAGCGATTTGCCAAGTGTTTCTCCCCAGGCGTGATCGGCATAAACGACAATGGGGAAGCCTTCGTAAAGGACGCAAGACACGACACTGTTTCCAGAGAAGTCCTTAGACATGAGGAATTCGAGGGCAAAGTCAAACTCGGACGTGTCAAGAACCATTTTATTTTCAATGTCGAGAGCGCCGGTGCAATGACTCCGGAGGAAATCTTCTTTAAGAGTGTCCGGAtcctcaagaacaaagcggaatacttgaaaaactgccCCATCGCTCAATGAGGGAAGACAGGGCTTATGCATTTTTGTATAAAAAAGGAGCATGTACATTACTTGTAGTACCTCAATGGAATGAAGTCAACGTAAAAACGTCACTCGGCCTTCTGAACTTCTTTCCTCAAACAGCTTCACTGCCTGTTGGGCGAGAAAAAGGCCGGGCATACCTTTCTTGCAGGATGTGGTCAAACACTTTCATAGGGTCGACGGTAGTTGCCAGCACATTTCCGCCGTAGCCCCCATATTCAATGTCATTTTCTCTAACAGCATCGGAGTCTTCTGACGTGAAAGCATCTATAGGCGGTTTGGCCAGGTTATAACACGTCAAAAGATAAAGGCCAAACTGACAGATAAATATAAGCACTTCCAAAAAGAGTAAACCAAGATTTTCTCGAAAGTTGCTGGATGACACTCGTTCGCCGATGAACTGAATGAATATTCGGCCTCTAAGCTCACCGCCTACTAAGCCGTTATGATTGTTGAAGGGAGACGGCACGTCACTAAGGCCTTTTTCGTTCAATCTGTACTCCCCAACTTTTGCCTGGAAATCGATTGGCCAAATGATAGACAGCATAATCAGGATGAAATTGACTGTAAAGGAACAATGGAAAAGAATCCATCGTATGTTATGGCGCAGCCTATCAGATATGTCTTCGGTCTCAACTTCTGTCTCATGCTCAATGGCTGGTTGATCGGAGGGGGTGAATGTTCCAGGGATTCGCGTGCCGCTGCGGTTAATTGTCTGTGGCACACTGGCGCCATTATCCCTTCTGAGCCCTGGAATTGTCCTGCTTTGGGCAGAAAAAGTAAGCCGCCTTAATTGAAATTCAGAAGGATAAGGGCTGGTGAGTAAAGACTGAATGCAAAGCCTCAATATGAGCGTCAATGTTGAGGACCCAAACTTTAAGTAGTGCAAAACAATAACTGCATAACCCAAGAAGCTGACTTGATTAACCAAATcatcttgaagttgctTTCTCCTTCGCTTATATACTTCGGGTATTAGTTGATGGGGCATTAGTATACGTGGGGTAGGGCCTGTAACCTTCTAACTTGATACCCGAAATGACGCGCGGGGAACTTGATAATTTGTTAAACTTCGTCtgcattgtttttgttgggATATCATGTGATATAGATTAATGAAACGTTTCACAAACTCAGCATAGTAAATTGCGGACCTTCTGTTCAACTCAGTTCAGCTAATGAAGACCTGCAAAAACCTTTATTAGTTCGCTGTGCTAAATTCTTATATTATACATTTCCCTGTTCCTAGACAATTAAACTAGTTTAATCTAAAATCGGTTATTAGTTCTTTCCCAAAAGCTGCGATCTCATTGAAAATAGCTtccttgttcaaaataacTTGTTCGTTATCTACAGGTCTGACATTTGCGTCCATATTCACCctgaacttttgagggGATTTGAAAGTAGGTTTGATTAATCCGGTAATGACGTTCCGGTCACCCTTTTCTCCGCCATTGACACCTGGGTAGCGATGACTAGAGAAAATTATGCTGTTTCTGTATTTCATATTGAGATATTTCACAAGTTGGAAAGATGGGTCCATTTTTTCGCTCATGTTTGATAAATCTGCAGGGAACGAGTTCTGTGGTTGTTctaagtttttgaattctgCAGCACCCAAGACACCTGATGACACCTTCAAAGGTGTTGGCATCATGAGCTCCACTACAAAATCATAGTCCTTTAAAGCGGGAGTGAATAGTAAGTCCACGGTTTGCTTGTTTAGGCCATGAGTCCGGATGAGATTTATGGCCACCTTGGCGAGAGCCGTTAGTCTGGTTGCGATAGGGAGAGGGATGTTTCTCGTGTACAAAATTCCGCTAGGGTCATTCTTAGACGCAACGAAAAACTGTACGTTCATTCCCTGAGGATCGCTCTTTCTCAGAGATGCAAAGTTGCTCTGAATGCCTTTCATTTGAGGAATAGTAAAATTGTCTCTGAGGCTATCAGCAACCTTTGAATCAAGTTCGATGCCGTTAGAAAAATTCATGTCGTTACCAACATCGGGTTCGTCGGGCTTTGCGAGATCCAAAATCAAAGGATCTTCCCTCCAGTTCCATTGACTCAGGAACTTCagaaccttcaagaagccaTTTTCCACAGATCCTGGAACCAAAAACGGCGCGCACTCGACAAACGGTTTCATCGCCAGTAACTCAACTAATTCCTCAGGAATATGTGAGAACAGTAGGTGGCAGTCCAACcatctcttgaaaagcctgaCTACAGGTGGGTAGAAAGGATAGCTATGGGCAAGGTTCTCCAGAGTGCGATTGTGCCTTATTGATGTAATGTATTTTGAAGTGAATTTTAAAAAcactttctcaagctcCGGTTTAAGTTCGTTTCTGGCATTACTGATTGCTCTTAAGTACAGAACCTCATCACGTTCTGTTAAAACCCTGAACTTAAAGCCGTACCCCTCTGGAGTGAGGACATTAAGTGTTACAATCTCAAGATTGTAAGGAATGGACTCGTCCCTGGCAAAAAAAGTTTTATACTTCGCGTCTGAGAAAACTAAtccttcttgaattttgagTAAAAATGCAGTCTTGGCCTTTTCGAGAGATGTTATTTCATCTGGCCACTTTTGAGATGATTCGAACTCTAGGATAACATCTTGTAAAAAGTCGGGATTGGAATAGGCATAAGGGACAGGCTGGCAAGTCGAAGTATACCTAAAGGCAGGGCCCACTGGCAAAATAGACTTAATAGAAAGGGGCAGCTCCAATTTGAACATGGTTTTGTGCAGGAGGTCAAAGGACTTCCTCATATTATAGTAGCTCCCAAGGTTGAGCACTGAAATGCTTGTACTCGCGGGCAAATTAGGCAATGGAATCAGCTCCTGGAAttgctttgaaatattATCCGAAACCTTGACGTTCTCTGCTAAATgcaatttgaaaatgtagCTTAAAATTTGTGAGATGACAGGCTCAGAAGACGATGTATTCCATACGCAACAGTGAGTAATTGAGCCATCTTTGAAACGacgaagagaagcttttttcccccaaaaattcttgaaaattatTGCTTCAGAGTTAAACTCCTCAGAATTCACTGGTCCCTTAATAACCAGTTTTTCACACTCACTTGGATTCACAATTATGTGAATTCTAATATTCAAAGTACTCGCGTGGCTACTTGGCTTCCTCTTACTGATCGAGAAAtaagttttgaagttaaCGAGTTCAACTTCGAGAATCTTTATTCTATCGCCTAGTGCGATGTTGGCGACATTCGAGATCTTGTTGACCAGgaagttttcaaagctaACGAATTTAATCTTTTCGGTAGGGCCAAACTTTTCTAGTAACAAGGATTGTGTAGGTATTTCCAATTCGAACGTCATGTCGTATTTGATATCTTGCAACTTGTTTAAATTGGTTAAAAAAATATTCGCGAATTGATCTTTGACCACATCATTTAACAAACTAAAGGTCTCACAAGCGAAAAGCCGTAACGCTTGGTATGATGTTACCGACATCTTAGTCAGAATGTTGACTTTAGTtgttttgtcaaaaattGTGGGCGTCTGAAATCCCTCAGTGACGTATCTCGAGGTTGGCAGGTTGGTGGCTGTACTTAAATCGGAATAAAACTGCAAGTGACCCTCTGAACACAAATCCATGGTAGCCAGATACTTCATCACACCTTTAAAAAGTTGGTAGGATGAAAATCCATGCAATAATATCTTGTTCCCGTTGATGCCACCACCGCATAGCAAAGCGCTCAGCAAGGTTGCAAATTCAAAACCGCCGAACCCACCGAGCCCCCCGCTATgagaagattttgaagagaagccTCTCTGCTTAAGCCACAACTTGCCAAGCATGCAGGcgtctttgaaagcttcaGTttgcttttttgtcttgtACAGAAATTTCAAGTAGTGTTCATGCGTCGAGGACGAAAGCACGCTAAAGTTGTAAAGAGGCGTTGAAGTGTCCTTATCTTCTTGCACTCTTATGCAGTTTTTGTTCGGCAGAAGCTTCTTaatttcgaagaagttgtaaGGGAAGCCCACTATAATGTTGATCGAGAAATTTGTCTTGTAAAAGTTGTATTCGGAAGATCCGCCAGGCTTGCACTGAATTTTGAGAATAGGACATAGGGGGTCTCTGTTGAGGAGGTCGTAACTCAGCTGCAGAAACTCCGTCAAATTTTCCTTGCCAAGGATCACTGACAAATGATGTGTGAAGTACGCCAAGTACACGCTTCTTTTGTGTATGCACCggaagttcaagaagtcctTTTTCTCCAAAAGCTCCTCGGGCATTGTAAGAAGAACATCGATAGAGGAGCCCTGGGGGTCATACGTCGCGGACTTGAGGGCAAAAGATCCAATGAGTGACACATCAGGCGTCTTGAAGTTAAATTTGTATTGCACTGAAGGGGCTGGCTTGGGATCTGAAAAGGGCACGGACACAATCTTGCCTTTGAAGTACGCGTCTACGCCTGAAAGAGTAGTCTCTTCCCACTCTGGAACTTTCTGAATTGTGTCATAAAGCTTGTGTAGAAACTTCTCGACTTTCAATATGTGAGAATCTTTGAGCTTAATCTGCTgtaaaagttcatcaatctgcagcttgaagatgttagacttgaaaagctccgCAGTGGCCCTCGCGACTTGAACATCTTGGGCGTTTACTTTTCCCAAACCGCGAGTGTTCTTGCCGGCGTCCTTTCCCTCATCCTCGCTCTCtacctcttcttcctcatcttcctcctctCCACTAACACCTTCATCCCCTGGCCCTCTCTCGACAACGCTTTCTTCACTGGATTCACTGTCTATTTCCTCGCCATTTTCAATTGCTTGGATTAGGGCCTTTTTGTGTATGGAAGCTCCTTTGGAGTGCAGCTGATCCTCTTTGTCGATAGTTTCAGACGCGGTTCTCTTCAAAGGAGCCATAATATTCCGACAAATACCTCGCTGACGTCTCGATCCAAAAGAGAATGCTCTGAGTTCACTAGAGCCTCTCTCGTGTGTCGACTAACAGGTCGTATCTTCCTGATGCCCAACTAGTTCAACCTTCAAGCTTGATGGCCCATCATTTCATCACactcaaaaagaaaatttttcagctgCAGAAGAATTGAGTCCTCCCGTCGTACGAATCGAGAGAGTCCAATACAGCAACGGTTTACAAAAATTTATGCCACCTGCCAGAATTGAACTAGCGACCTTTGCATTACAAGTGCAACGCTCTACCACTAAGCTAAGGAGGCGTGTATGAATATTCTCACTTGTTTATTGGTACATGTCGCATTATCAAAAATCCAAGCTATTGTTTAAAGTTATTGGTCTTATATGTTGAAAGGCTCTTTACCGCGCCTTTAAAAAGGTTCTCAAAACGTCACTTGGTTTTTGCAAGTTTTATGATTAGTTCaccttcttttgagtttcttaGCTTACTAAGCGCGTTATAATTGTTAATATCATGACCCTAGACACCCGATCATACAATGGCTGAGAAGGGGGTCGGAAACCACGTACATCGAGCAATATCATCTTGAGCGAGGCAATTTCatgttttgagaaactgCAGCGCCATCGTAACAACCATTAAAAGGCTTATGGAACCACAGCATCCTTGCCAGTCTCAAGCGACGCtcatgaaaaaaaaaaaaaaacaaacaaaaaacaaaaaaacaaaagaacagCATCATTATGGCGTTCTTTGTGTCCATATAAACAATCGATAATCGTGAACTACATCCGTTCAATTGAACTGGCATATACTTAAATAGCGGCGAAGCCTATCTATGCTGAAGTCGCGTCACTATTACCTAGAAGTTTCGCACCAAGTTGTGCATAGCCTCATTCTCCCCTTCAAGCCTACTGATGTCTTGCTCTAACCctttgtttttcagctcaATTTCATTGGCTTCCACAACACGCAGTTCTTCCCGGCGCTCTCGATCCTGTTTTCTCTGTTGCAAGAATTGCGCCTTCAAATTCTCCATGTCTTCTGTACATTGAGTAacctccttcttcaacttttcttgCTTCATGCTAACCTTATCACGTTTGGACTTGAGCTGCGTGAGCTCTTGCTCAAGCTTTGACAGCTTAGTCGAATACTCCTCTAATTCTATTTCGAGCGTAGTTTGCAGCTTCCCATACTCCATTTGATTACGCAAGTGTCTATCCTTCTGTTGGAGGTGTTCTCTTTCAACCTGCTGTTCTTGTTCAAGCAGGTCTTTGAGCTcgtcttcaagttttgtaAGTTGTGTTTCACTTTGTTGTAGTACAGTTTTCAAGTTGTCCATTTTAAAAGCACTTTTTCCGTCTTGACTAGCGTTTTGAGATATCTTAGATTTAAGATGGTCGATTTGCTGCCTTAAAGAagccagctttttggaagcttccttcttggttttcttcAGTTTCGCGCGCTCTT from Lachancea thermotolerans CBS 6340 chromosome F complete sequence includes the following:
- the UTP22 gene encoding rRNA-processing protein UTP22 (similar to uniprot|P53254 Saccharomyces cerevisiae YGR090W UTP22 Possible U3 snoRNP protein involved in maturation of pre-18S rRNA based on computational analysis of large-scale protein-protein interaction data), with product MAPLKRTASETIDKEDQLHSKGASIHKKALIQAIENGEEIDSESSEESVVERGPGDEGVSGEEEDEEEEVESEDEGKDAGKNTRGLGKVNAQDVQVARATAELFKSNIFKLQIDELLQQIKLKDSHILKVEKFLHKLYDTIQKVPEWEETTLSGVDAYFKGKIVSVPFSDPKPAPSVQYKFNFKTPDVSLIGSFALKSATYDPQGSSIDVLLTMPEELLEKKDFLNFRCIHKRSVYLAYFTHHLSVILGKENLTEFLQLSYDLLNRDPLCPILKIQCKPGGSSEYNFYKTNFSINIIVGFPYNFFEIKKLLPNKNCIRVQEDKDTSTPLYNFSVLSSSTHEHYLKFLYKTKKQTEAFKDACMLGKLWLKQRGFSSKSSHSGGLGGFGGFEFATLLSALLCGGGINGNKILLHGFSSYQLFKGVMKYLATMDLCSEGHLQFYSDLSTATNLPTSRYVTEGFQTPTIFDKTTKVNILTKMSVTSYQALRLFACETFSLLNDVVKDQFANIFLTNLNKLQDIKYDMTFELEIPTQSLLLEKFGPTEKIKFVSFENFLVNKISNVANIALGDRIKILEVELVNFKTYFSISKRKPSSHASTLNIRIHIIVNPSECEKLVIKGPVNSEEFNSEAIIFKNFWGKKASLRRFKDGSITHCCVWNTSSSEPVISQILSYIFKLHLAENVKVSDNISKQFQELIPLPNLPASTSISVLNLGSYYNMRKSFDLLHKTMFKLELPLSIKSILPVGPAFRYTSTCQPVPYAYSNPDFLQDVILEFESSQKWPDEITSLEKAKTAFLLKIQEGLVFSDAKYKTFFARDESIPYNLEIVTLNVLTPEGYGFKFRVLTERDEVLYLRAISNARNELKPELEKVFLKFTSKYITSIRHNRTLENLAHSYPFYPPVVRLFKRWLDCHLLFSHIPEELVELLAMKPFVECAPFLVPGSVENGFLKVLKFLSQWNWREDPLILDLAKPDEPDVGNDMNFSNGIELDSKVADSLRDNFTIPQMKGIQSNFASLRKSDPQGMNVQFFVASKNDPSGILYTRNIPLPIATRLTALAKVAINLIRTHGLNKQTVDLLFTPALKDYDFVVELMMPTPLKVSSGVLGAAEFKNLEQPQNSFPADLSNMSEKMDPSFQLVKYLNMKYRNSIIFSSHRYPGVNGGEKGDRNVITGLIKPTFKSPQKFRVNMDANVRPVDNEQVILNKEAIFNEIAAFGKELITDFRLN
- the GLD1 gene encoding Gld1p (similar to uniprot|Q6B2S3 Saccharomyces cerevisiae YPR109W Hypothetical ORF), with the protein product MPHQLIPEVYKRRRKQLQDDLVNQVSFLGYAVIVLHYLKFGSSTLTLILRLCIQSLLTSPYPSEFQLRRLTFSAQSRTIPGLRRDNGASVPQTINRSGTRIPGTFTPSDQPAIEHETEVETEDISDRLRHNIRWILFHCSFTVNFILIMLSIIWPIDFQAKVGEYRLNEKGLSDVPSPFNNHNGLVGGELRGRIFIQFIGERVSSSNFRENLGLLFLEVLIFICQFGLYLLTCYNLAKPPIDAFTSEDSDAVRENDIEYGGYGGNVLATTVDPMKVFDHILQERYARPFSRPTGSEAV
- the RPC40 gene encoding DNA-directed RNA polymerase core subunit RPC40 (highly similar to uniprot|P07703 Saccharomyces cerevisiae YPR110C RPC40 RNA polymerase subunit common to RNA polymerase I and III), which codes for MSTRSIGRQRIHYTNTMSNIVGIEYNRVTNTTSTDFPGFEKDQDAAWNLERFKNTFDVNITSLDDREANFDLVNVDASIANAFRRIMIAEVPSVAAEYVYFFNNTSVIQDEVLAHRIGLTPLKVDPDMLSWVDTSVPEAERFTDENTIVLTLNVRCTRNPDAPKDCTDPKILYRNAHIYARDLKFEPQGKQRETFAKNPVVPADPDILLAKLRPGQEISLRAHCVLGIGSDHAKFSPVSTASYRLMPHINITQPITGESAQRFAKCFSPGVIGINDNGEAFVKDARHDTVSREVLRHEEFEGKVKLGRVKNHFIFNVESAGAMTPEEIFFKSVRILKNKAEYLKNCPIAQ